In Centropristis striata isolate RG_2023a ecotype Rhode Island chromosome 1, C.striata_1.0, whole genome shotgun sequence, one DNA window encodes the following:
- the foxe1 gene encoding LOW QUALITY PROTEIN: forkhead box protein E1 (The sequence of the model RefSeq protein was modified relative to this genomic sequence to represent the inferred CDS: deleted 2 bases in 1 codon) — translation MSGACDALGGVAPQVFCGRNTLFRISWRKALLPFEELLGLDLQTDISELSMTMPVVKVEKDSPPENTLSASNAPLQAEEQPRGRRRKRPLQRGKPPYSYIALISMAIANSSDRKLTLGGIYKFITERFPFYRDNSKKWQNSIRHNLTLNDCFIKIPREPGRPGKGNYWALDPNAEDMFESGSFLRRRKRFKRCDLSTYSAFVHETPVFSPVQIARSAAYSNSVYNNMTVSPGYGQQLQSAYYSSSSPPGFGPGQTRMFSINNLIGHQTPSSMLGGQGPEVMQQPGRSFSPEGLPNGSSPCGLGAPAFQGQPCGGVASPRSSTHPGFAYPGPNGHPHHHTHQGSYGQGHTQGYAATGRLHSAAHGSMDSMDHYGRVSPVQLGSFSQYNSAAGPIPNTGGYLRHPAYPGNMDRFVSAI, via the exons ATGTCAGGAGCATGTGATGCTCTGGGGGGTGTGGCCCCTCAGGTGTTCTGTGGCAGGAACACACTCTTCAG GATCTCTTGGAGAAAAGCT TTGCTTCCATTTGAAGAGCTGCTGGGTTTGGACTTGCAGAC GGACATTTCTGAACTGTCCATGACAATGCCGGTGGTCAAAGTGGAGAAAGACTCTCCACCAGAAAACACCTTGTCTGCCTCCAACGCTCCACTGCAAGCGGAGGAGCAGCCCAGAGGACGGAGGAGGAAGAGACCTCTCCAGAGAGGGAAACCCCCGTACAGCTACATCGCACTCATCTCCATGGCCATAGCCAACTCCTCTGACCGTAAGCTGACTCTGGGGGGCATCTACAAGTTCATCACAGAGCGCTTCCCCTTCTACAGAGACAATTCAAAGAAGTGGCAGAACTCCATCCGCCATAACTTGACTCTCAATGATTGCTTTATCAAGATCCCCAGAGAGCCGGGGCGGCCAGGGAAGGGCAACTACTGGGCCTTAGACCCGAATGCAGAGGACATGTTTGAGAGCGGCAGCTTCCTGAGGCGCAGGAAGAGGTTTAAGCGCTGTGACTTGAGCACTTACTCCGCATTTGTGCACGAGACGCCAGTTTTCTCTCCTGTCCAGATTGCCAGATCAGCCGCGTACTCCAACTCAGTGTACAACAACATGACAGTCAGTCCGGGCTACGGGCAGCAGCTGCAGTCTGCCTATTACTCCTCTTCATCCCCTCCTGGGTTTGGACCCGGTCAGACCCGCATGTTCAGCATCAATAACCTCATAGGACACCAGACTCCATCCAGCATGCTGGGAGGTCAAGGCCCAGAGGTGATGCAGCAGCCCGGGCGCAGCTTCAGTCCTGAAGGACTCCCCAACGGGTCCAGTCCGTGCGGCCTGGGAGCCCCGGCTTTCCAGGGCCAACCATGCGGAGGGGTCGCATCACCCCGCTCCTCTACACATCCAGGGTTTGCCTACCCTGGGCCAAACGGCCACccacaccaccacacacaccagGGCTCGTATGGACAGGGCCACACCCAGGGGTATGCAGCGACAGGACGCCTCCATTCAGCCGCCCACGGGTCTATGGACTCCATGGACCATTACGGTAGGGTCTCCCCAGTGCAGCTGGGCTCTTTCTCCCAGTATAACAGCGCTGCAGGTCCCATCCCCAACACTGGGGGGTACCTGAGACACCCAGCGTACCCGGGGAATATGGACAGGTTTGTGTCAGCTATCTGA